The following coding sequences are from one Nicotiana tabacum cultivar K326 chromosome 1, ASM71507v2, whole genome shotgun sequence window:
- the LOC142164237 gene encoding uncharacterized protein LOC142164237: protein MGVCEEQAEPMSAYKKIWVKGLPFKIAFFMCKVWRNKLPLDAFFRRLGYQMASKCWCCVDPLEETTQHLFFTSYAANKVWRYYLGHVGIVTEGLTLHQAIIKCWTADVVPRLKPILQALPSVIVWELWKRRNSYKYGDAVTINRVVYQISSTLQSLIKVRKPGISQVSHRWPDMLKMMEQFTPNLRYTKVNWDFPKQGWVKVNTDGASRGNPGRSSIGFVLKNKEGDVLYACGKEIQEGTNSVAEAKAISEALKFCVQYDYVLIDLHTDSMVLQKVITGEWKPPWVLGSLVEEIMDLMKRANVKISHTLREGNKLADHIANYALDNGLLECYGFEDLDVQGRKLVNSDKLQCTNAAAMFWILRELFMVVLVFCTQPREGNSNPNIATKENEKFLMSLKVFSKYKVQQEL, encoded by the exons ATGGGAGTATGTGAGGAACAAGCTGAACCAATGTCAGCTTATAAGAAAATTTGGGTGAAAGGTCTGCCATTTAAGATAGCCTTTTTCATGTGCAAAGTATGGAGGAACAAGCTGCCATTGGATGCGTTTTTCAGAAGACTTGGCTATCAGATGGCATCTAAGTGCTGGTGTTGTGTAGATCCTTTGGAGGAAACAACACAACACTTATTTTTTACATCATATGCTGCAAACAAAGTATGGAGGTATTACCTTGGGCATGTTGGTATTGTAACAGAAGGACTCACACTACACCAGGCAATTATCAAATGCTGGACTGCAGATGTAGTACCTCGACTGAAGCCAATTTTGCAAGCCTTGCCATCAGTCATAGTATGGGAATTATGGAAGAGGAGAAACAGTTATAAATATGGAGATGCAGTCACTATTAACAGGGTGGTGTACCAGATCTCTTCTACTCTACAGTCATTGATTAAAGTAAGGAAGCCAGGAATTAGTCAGGTTTCTCATAGGTGGCCAGATATGTTGAAGATGATGGAGCAGTTCACACCAAATCTCAGGTATACAAAGGTGAATTGGGATTTTCCAAAACAAGGTTGGGTGAAAGTCAACACAGATGGAGCTTCAAGAGGTAATCCGGGAAGGAGTTCAATTGGTTTTGTCCTTAAAAATAAGGAGGGTGATGTCCTGTATGCATGTGGCAAGGAGATCCAGGAGGGCACAAATTCAGTTGCTGAAGCTAAAGCTATCTCTGAGGCTTTGAAATTTTGTGTACAGTATGACTATGTCTTGATTGACTTGCACACAGACTCTATGGTGCTGCAGAAAGTGATTACAGGAGAATGGAAGCCCCCTTGGGTCTTGGGAAGTCTGGTAGAGGAgattatggatttgatgaaaagGGCTAATGTTAAGATATCTCATACACTCAGAGAAGGAAACAAGTTAGCAGATCACATTGCAAATTATGCCCTGGACAATGGCCTGTTAGAGTGTTatggatttgaagatttggatgtTCAGGGGAGAAAGTTGGTGAACTCTGATAAATTACAAT gTACAAATGCTGCAGCTATGTTTTGGATCTTGAGGGAACTGTTTATGGTGGTATTAGTGTTTTGCACTCAGCCCAGAGAAGGAAACTCAAATCCAAACATAGCtacaaaagaaaatgagaaatttcTGATGTCACTGAAGGTTTTCAGCAAATATAAGGTCCAACAAGAGCTTTAA